From Panthera uncia isolate 11264 chromosome E1, Puncia_PCG_1.0, whole genome shotgun sequence, one genomic window encodes:
- the FBF1 gene encoding fas-binding factor 1 isoform X3, producing MAPKTKKGLKGSIDDVLGDLLGDEMTLPEEPVKLASRARDAMAVTQALPSSRARTKFLLEDCAFSTTAGLTGPDAEISDISDADPQALLQTMKDLDDMDADLLGLKKSDLASSKRAAKGSGKEELPSHPKSAGLLTASEKGDTIPAKKSPPSPGNFGHQYRKFSFEDLEDPLAGLLSDDEEGTTKKPPRTESKLASEKGTAPVRDQGPSIPLTPGDTPVRKKEEVLFDEEDDIMATLGFADSPTAERRQMGDQEGPRPARSRLDELLGRGTATKLLARPGTREHREFKLDKKFQRPQDKEDPWGDEDFTFGAYQPTVGSCEGRQSHRQSVRFSAEGGADPRGEPASKRSTPVAASPTHPRKGGADWLGLKDEDLFPPSPTREAQRGGEALSTPSAPPPRSQHSAPAGLPTSSPGAQPAPEGAGFPARAGQPSQLGASKEKEEEDWLSYALCRKKSRGLAREEHTEASRDQNLVGAAGRPPSSSQPVASTQGVKQAPAGGSSGTAAHKPPAGPTTSGSPVTWNQAALALRVGDPQRGTARGDLSSTEPAACFPSSQETTGPSVPVQSLLPESLARSLVPGTEYQRQLLAAQVQLQSGTAELQADLLQSQARLAELEAQVRKLELERTQHQLLLESLQQRHQADLELLESAHRSHVKMLETSYQQREERLRREHEELSARYLSQCQEAEQARAELTAQHQQRLAAAAQEKDQEMERLRELQRASILEMRKDHEEQLQRLKLLKDREIDAVTSATSHTRSLNGVIEQMEKFSSSLHELSSRVEASHLSTAQERELGLRQRDEQLRVLQERLGRQQRDMEEERSRLQEVMGKTEARLTEQSRLLEQERWRVNAEQCKAESTRRALEEQRKVMVQQIAMEREELEKAKSALLEEQKSVMHRCGEERRRLAAEWADFFAQQKLSKERAEREAERALQVDTQREGTLISLAKEQAELKIRASELRAKEEQLAAEREALERERQELRLEKERVSAAALRTRLRAEEVESMSQVASEKFEEGQRALREARQVQQGQQARLQLVQRQQERLRQQEQHVHEEHLSLAQQRLRLDRIRQDLPSGPAALFPGTQCPAASCLSATVAPAPTPLGCSQPPAGLGPSHLHARLMLLKHTAEQDRDFLENEQFFLETLKKASYNMTSHSA from the exons ATG gcaccaaaaaccaaaaagggaTTGAAAG GCTCCATTGATGATGTCCTCGGTGACCTCTTGGGGGATGAGA tGACACTACCCGAGGAGCCTGTGAAACTAGCTTCCCGAGCCCGAGATGCCATGGCCGTAACCCAGGCGCTCCCTTCTTCAAGGGCTAGAACAAA GTTCCTCCTGGAAGACTGTGCCTTCAGCACCACAGCAGGCCTGACAGGACCTGATGCTGAG ATTTCAGACATCTCGGACGCAGACCCGCAGGCTCTCCTCCAGACCATGAAG GATCTGGACGACATGGATGCCGATCTCTTGGGTCTGAAGAAGTCCGATCTGGCCTCCAGCAAAAGAGCTGCAAAGGGCTCTGGGAAAGAAGAGTTGCCTAGTCATCCTAAATCTGCTGGCCTATTAACAGCCAGTGAGAAAG GGGACACCATTCCTGCCAAGAAGTCCCCTCCCTCTCCCGGCAACTTTGGGCATCAGTACAGGAAGTTTTCCTTCGAAG ACTTGGAAGACCCATTGGCGGGACTTCTCTCCGATGATGAGGAAGGAACCACCAAGAAGCCACCCAGGACAGAGAGTAAACTGGCTTCCGAAAAGGGCACAGCCCCAGTCAGAGATCAAG GTCCTTCTATTCCTCTAACTCCTGGGGACACCCCGGTCCGAAAGAAAGAAGAAGTGCTATTTGATGAGGAGGATGACATCATGGCCACCCTGGGCTTTGCAGACAGCCCCACAGCAGAAAGGAGGCAGATGGGAGACCA GGAAGGGCCCCGTCCTGCTCGCTCCAGACTGGATGAGCTGCTGGGTCGGGGGACTGCCACCAAACTCCTGGCTCGCCCGGGCACTAGGGAACACAGGGAATTCAAGCTGGACAAGAAGTTCCAGAGGCCACAGG ACAAAGAAGATCCCTGGGGTGATGAGGACTTCACCTTTGGGGCCTATCAGCCCACTGTGGGCTCCTGCGAGGGCCGGCAATCCCACCGGCAGTCGGTCAG GTTCTCAGCAGAAGGTGGCGCAGACCCCAGGGGAGAACCAGCCTCCAAAAGGAGCACGCCAGTGGCcgccagccccacccaccccaggaaGGGAGGAGCTGACTGGCTGGGCCTGAAGGACGAGGacctgttccctccctcccccaccagagaggctcagaggggaggggaggcgctCTCCACTCCTTCCGCGCCCCCTCCCAGGAGCCAGCACTCTGCCCCAGCTGGGCTGCCCACCTCCTCTCCGGGGGCCCAGCCAGCTCCAGAGGGTGCAGGTTTCCCTGCCAGAGCCGGCCAGCCTTCACAGCTGGGAGCAtctaaggagaaagaggaagaggactGGCTGAGCTATGCCTTGTGTCGGAAGAAGTCCCGAGGTCTGGCCCGAGAGGAGCACACCGAGGCCTCCAGAGACCAGAACTTGGTGGGGGCAGCGGGCAGGCCCCCTTCCAGCAG CCAGCCTGTTGCCAGCACTCAAGGGGTCAAGCAAGCGCCTGCTGGAGGGTCCTCAGGAACAGCGGCACACAAGCCACCGGCAGGACCCACCACCTCAGG GTCCCCCGTGACTTGGAACCAGGCTGCCTTGGCCCTCCGTGTCGGTGACCCCCAGAGGGGAACAGCCCGTGGAGATCTCTCCAGCACCg agcctgcagcctgcttccccAGCTCCCAGGAGACCACAGGGCCTTCTGTGCCTGTCCAG TCCCTGTTGCCAGAGTCCCTGGCACGGAGCCTGGTACCGGGCACAGAATACCAGAGGCAGCTCCTGGCCGCACAGGTGCAGCTGCAGAGTGGCACTGCCGAGCTCCAGGCTGACCTTCTGCAGAGTCAGGCCCGGCTGGCAGAGCTGGAGGcccag GTGCGGAAGCTGGAGCTGGAGCGGACCCAGCACCAGCTGCTGTTGGAGAGCTTGCAGCAGCGACACCAGGCAGACCTGGAGCTCCTCGAGAGTGCTCACAG AAGCCACGTAAAGATGCTAGAAACATCGTACCAGCAACGGGAAGAGCGGCTGCGGAGGGAGCACGAGGAGCTGTCGGCCCGGTATCTGTCGCAGTGCCAGGAAGCCGAGCAGGCCCGTGCCGAGCTCACGGCCCAGCACCAGCAGCGTTTGGCGGCCGCCGCACAAGAGAAGGACCAGGAGATGGAGCGGCTCCGGGAGCTGCAGCG GGCCTCCATCCTGGAGATGCGCAAGGACCACGAGGAGCAGCTGCAGCGGCTGAAACTGCTGAAGGACCGGGAGATTGACGCCGTCACCAGCGCCACCTCCCACACGCG GTCCCTGAATGGCGTCATTGAGCAGATGGAGAAGTTCTCCAGCAGCCTGCACGAGCTGTCCTCCCGCGTGGAAGCCTCGCACCTCAGCACGGCCCAGGAGCGGGAGCTGGGGCTCCGGCAGCGTGACGAGCAGCTCCGAG TGCTGCAGGAGAGACTGGGCCGGCAGCAGCGGGACATGGAGGAAGAGCGGAGCCGGCTCCAGGAGGTCATGGGGAAGACGGAGGCGCGCCTGACGGAGCAGAGCCGGCTGCTGGAGCAG GAGCGATGGCGGGTGAATGCCGAGCAGTGCAAAGCTGAGTCCACGCGGCGCGCTctagaggagcagaggaaggtcATGGTCCAGCAGATCGCCATGGAGCGGGAGGAGCTGGAGAAGGCCAAG AGCGCCTTGCTGGAGGAGCAGAAGTCCGTCATGCACAGGTGTGGGGAGGAGCGGCGGCGCCTAGCGGCCGAGTGGGCCGACTTCTTCGCGCAGCAGAAGCTGAGTAAGGAGCGGGCCGAGCGTGAGGCCGAGAGGGCGCTGCAGGTGGACACCCAGCGGGAGGGCACCCTCATCAGCCTGGCCAAG GAGCAAGCCGAGCTGAAGATCAGAGCCAGTGAGCTCCGAGCCAAGGAGGAGCAGCTGGCGGCTGAGAGGGAGGCCCTGGAGCGGGAGCGGCAGGAGCTGCGGCTGGAGAAGGAGAGGGTCAGCGCCGCTGCCCTGCGCACCAGGCTCCGCGCCGAGGAGGTGGAGAGCATGAGCCAG GTAGCCTCGGAGAAGTTTGAGGAGGGGCAGCGGGCGCTGCGTGAGGCCCGGCAGGTGCAGCAGGGGCAGCAGGCGCGGCTGCAGCTGGTGCAGCGGCAGCAGGAGCGGCTGAGGCAGCAGGAGCAGCACGTGCACGAG GAGCACCTGAGTCTAGCCCAGCAGAGGCTGCGGCTGGACCGCATCCGCCAGGACCTGCCCTCCGGCCCCGCGGCGCTGTTCCCTGGGACCCAGTGCCCGGCAGCGTCCTGCCTGAGCG CCACTGtggctcctgcccccacccccctcgggTGCAGCCAGCCACCTGCCGGCCTGGGCCCCTCGCACCTCCACGCCAGGCTCATGCTGCTGAAACACACAGCTGAGCAG GACCGTGACTTCCTGGAGAATGAACAGTTCTTCCTGGAGACCCTGAAGAAAGCCTCCTACAATATGACATCCCATTCAGCCTGA
- the FBF1 gene encoding fas-binding factor 1 isoform X1 — translation MAPKTKKGLKGSIDDVLGDLLGDEMTLPEEPVKLASRARDAMAVTQALPSSRARTKFLLEDCAFSTTAGLTGPDAEISDISDADPQALLQTMKDLDDMDADLLGLKKSDLASSKRAAKGSGKEELPSHPKSAGLLTASEKGDTIPAKKSPPSPGNFGHQYRKFSFEDLEDPLAGLLSDDEEGTTKKPPRTESKLASEKGTAPVRDQGPSIPLTPGDTPVRKKEEVLFDEEDDIMATLGFADSPTAERRQMGDQEGPRPARSRLDELLGRGTATKLLARPGTREHREFKLDKKFQRPQDKEDPWGDEDFTFGAYQPTVGSCEGRQSHRQSVSRFSAEGGADPRGEPASKRSTPVAASPTHPRKGGADWLGLKDEDLFPPSPTREAQRGGEALSTPSAPPPRSQHSAPAGLPTSSPGAQPAPEGAGFPARAGQPSQLGASKEKEEEDWLSYALCRKKSRGLAREEHTEASRDQNLVGAAGRPPSSSQPVASTQGVKQAPAGGSSGTAAHKPPAGPTTSGSPVTWNQAALALRVGDPQRGTARGDLSSTEPAACFPSSQETTGPSVPVQSLLPESLARSLVPGTEYQRQLLAAQVQLQSGTAELQADLLQSQARLAELEAQVRKLELERTQHQLLLESLQQRHQADLELLESAHRSHVKMLETSYQQREERLRREHEELSARYLSQCQEAEQARAELTAQHQQRLAAAAQEKDQEMERLRELQRASILEMRKDHEEQLQRLKLLKDREIDAVTSATSHTRSLNGVIEQMEKFSSSLHELSSRVEASHLSTAQERELGLRQRDEQLRVLQERLGRQQRDMEEERSRLQEVMGKTEARLTEQSRLLEQERWRVNAEQCKAESTRRALEEQRKVMVQQIAMEREELEKAKSALLEEQKSVMHRCGEERRRLAAEWADFFAQQKLSKERAEREAERALQVDTQREGTLISLAKEQAELKIRASELRAKEEQLAAEREALERERQELRLEKERVSAAALRTRLRAEEVESMSQVASEKFEEGQRALREARQVQQGQQARLQLVQRQQERLRQQEQHVHEARLLPAPAAPTTPSGHPPSQPRPSLWGRGQEHLSLAQQRLRLDRIRQDLPSGPAALFPGTQCPAASCLSATVAPAPTPLGCSQPPAGLGPSHLHARLMLLKHTAEQDRDFLENEQFFLETLKKASYNMTSHSA, via the exons ATG gcaccaaaaaccaaaaagggaTTGAAAG GCTCCATTGATGATGTCCTCGGTGACCTCTTGGGGGATGAGA tGACACTACCCGAGGAGCCTGTGAAACTAGCTTCCCGAGCCCGAGATGCCATGGCCGTAACCCAGGCGCTCCCTTCTTCAAGGGCTAGAACAAA GTTCCTCCTGGAAGACTGTGCCTTCAGCACCACAGCAGGCCTGACAGGACCTGATGCTGAG ATTTCAGACATCTCGGACGCAGACCCGCAGGCTCTCCTCCAGACCATGAAG GATCTGGACGACATGGATGCCGATCTCTTGGGTCTGAAGAAGTCCGATCTGGCCTCCAGCAAAAGAGCTGCAAAGGGCTCTGGGAAAGAAGAGTTGCCTAGTCATCCTAAATCTGCTGGCCTATTAACAGCCAGTGAGAAAG GGGACACCATTCCTGCCAAGAAGTCCCCTCCCTCTCCCGGCAACTTTGGGCATCAGTACAGGAAGTTTTCCTTCGAAG ACTTGGAAGACCCATTGGCGGGACTTCTCTCCGATGATGAGGAAGGAACCACCAAGAAGCCACCCAGGACAGAGAGTAAACTGGCTTCCGAAAAGGGCACAGCCCCAGTCAGAGATCAAG GTCCTTCTATTCCTCTAACTCCTGGGGACACCCCGGTCCGAAAGAAAGAAGAAGTGCTATTTGATGAGGAGGATGACATCATGGCCACCCTGGGCTTTGCAGACAGCCCCACAGCAGAAAGGAGGCAGATGGGAGACCA GGAAGGGCCCCGTCCTGCTCGCTCCAGACTGGATGAGCTGCTGGGTCGGGGGACTGCCACCAAACTCCTGGCTCGCCCGGGCACTAGGGAACACAGGGAATTCAAGCTGGACAAGAAGTTCCAGAGGCCACAGG ACAAAGAAGATCCCTGGGGTGATGAGGACTTCACCTTTGGGGCCTATCAGCCCACTGTGGGCTCCTGCGAGGGCCGGCAATCCCACCGGCAGTCGGTCAG TAGGTTCTCAGCAGAAGGTGGCGCAGACCCCAGGGGAGAACCAGCCTCCAAAAGGAGCACGCCAGTGGCcgccagccccacccaccccaggaaGGGAGGAGCTGACTGGCTGGGCCTGAAGGACGAGGacctgttccctccctcccccaccagagaggctcagaggggaggggaggcgctCTCCACTCCTTCCGCGCCCCCTCCCAGGAGCCAGCACTCTGCCCCAGCTGGGCTGCCCACCTCCTCTCCGGGGGCCCAGCCAGCTCCAGAGGGTGCAGGTTTCCCTGCCAGAGCCGGCCAGCCTTCACAGCTGGGAGCAtctaaggagaaagaggaagaggactGGCTGAGCTATGCCTTGTGTCGGAAGAAGTCCCGAGGTCTGGCCCGAGAGGAGCACACCGAGGCCTCCAGAGACCAGAACTTGGTGGGGGCAGCGGGCAGGCCCCCTTCCAGCAG CCAGCCTGTTGCCAGCACTCAAGGGGTCAAGCAAGCGCCTGCTGGAGGGTCCTCAGGAACAGCGGCACACAAGCCACCGGCAGGACCCACCACCTCAGG GTCCCCCGTGACTTGGAACCAGGCTGCCTTGGCCCTCCGTGTCGGTGACCCCCAGAGGGGAACAGCCCGTGGAGATCTCTCCAGCACCg agcctgcagcctgcttccccAGCTCCCAGGAGACCACAGGGCCTTCTGTGCCTGTCCAG TCCCTGTTGCCAGAGTCCCTGGCACGGAGCCTGGTACCGGGCACAGAATACCAGAGGCAGCTCCTGGCCGCACAGGTGCAGCTGCAGAGTGGCACTGCCGAGCTCCAGGCTGACCTTCTGCAGAGTCAGGCCCGGCTGGCAGAGCTGGAGGcccag GTGCGGAAGCTGGAGCTGGAGCGGACCCAGCACCAGCTGCTGTTGGAGAGCTTGCAGCAGCGACACCAGGCAGACCTGGAGCTCCTCGAGAGTGCTCACAG AAGCCACGTAAAGATGCTAGAAACATCGTACCAGCAACGGGAAGAGCGGCTGCGGAGGGAGCACGAGGAGCTGTCGGCCCGGTATCTGTCGCAGTGCCAGGAAGCCGAGCAGGCCCGTGCCGAGCTCACGGCCCAGCACCAGCAGCGTTTGGCGGCCGCCGCACAAGAGAAGGACCAGGAGATGGAGCGGCTCCGGGAGCTGCAGCG GGCCTCCATCCTGGAGATGCGCAAGGACCACGAGGAGCAGCTGCAGCGGCTGAAACTGCTGAAGGACCGGGAGATTGACGCCGTCACCAGCGCCACCTCCCACACGCG GTCCCTGAATGGCGTCATTGAGCAGATGGAGAAGTTCTCCAGCAGCCTGCACGAGCTGTCCTCCCGCGTGGAAGCCTCGCACCTCAGCACGGCCCAGGAGCGGGAGCTGGGGCTCCGGCAGCGTGACGAGCAGCTCCGAG TGCTGCAGGAGAGACTGGGCCGGCAGCAGCGGGACATGGAGGAAGAGCGGAGCCGGCTCCAGGAGGTCATGGGGAAGACGGAGGCGCGCCTGACGGAGCAGAGCCGGCTGCTGGAGCAG GAGCGATGGCGGGTGAATGCCGAGCAGTGCAAAGCTGAGTCCACGCGGCGCGCTctagaggagcagaggaaggtcATGGTCCAGCAGATCGCCATGGAGCGGGAGGAGCTGGAGAAGGCCAAG AGCGCCTTGCTGGAGGAGCAGAAGTCCGTCATGCACAGGTGTGGGGAGGAGCGGCGGCGCCTAGCGGCCGAGTGGGCCGACTTCTTCGCGCAGCAGAAGCTGAGTAAGGAGCGGGCCGAGCGTGAGGCCGAGAGGGCGCTGCAGGTGGACACCCAGCGGGAGGGCACCCTCATCAGCCTGGCCAAG GAGCAAGCCGAGCTGAAGATCAGAGCCAGTGAGCTCCGAGCCAAGGAGGAGCAGCTGGCGGCTGAGAGGGAGGCCCTGGAGCGGGAGCGGCAGGAGCTGCGGCTGGAGAAGGAGAGGGTCAGCGCCGCTGCCCTGCGCACCAGGCTCCGCGCCGAGGAGGTGGAGAGCATGAGCCAG GTAGCCTCGGAGAAGTTTGAGGAGGGGCAGCGGGCGCTGCGTGAGGCCCGGCAGGTGCAGCAGGGGCAGCAGGCGCGGCTGCAGCTGGTGCAGCGGCAGCAGGAGCGGCTGAGGCAGCAGGAGCAGCACGTGCACGAGGCAAGGCTCCTCCCCGCTCCGGCGGCCCCCACGACCCCCTCTGGTCACCCACCCTCACAGCCACGTCCTTCTCTCTGGGGTCGGGGACAGGAGCACCTGAGTCTAGCCCAGCAGAGGCTGCGGCTGGACCGCATCCGCCAGGACCTGCCCTCCGGCCCCGCGGCGCTGTTCCCTGGGACCCAGTGCCCGGCAGCGTCCTGCCTGAGCG CCACTGtggctcctgcccccacccccctcgggTGCAGCCAGCCACCTGCCGGCCTGGGCCCCTCGCACCTCCACGCCAGGCTCATGCTGCTGAAACACACAGCTGAGCAG GACCGTGACTTCCTGGAGAATGAACAGTTCTTCCTGGAGACCCTGAAGAAAGCCTCCTACAATATGACATCCCATTCAGCCTGA
- the FBF1 gene encoding fas-binding factor 1 isoform X2, translating into MAPKTKKGLKGSIDDVLGDLLGDEMTLPEEPVKLASRARDAMAVTQALPSSRARTKFLLEDCAFSTTAGLTGPDAEISDISDADPQALLQTMKDLDDMDADLLGLKKSDLASSKRAAKGSGKEELPSHPKSAGLLTASEKGDTIPAKKSPPSPGNFGHQYRKFSFEDLEDPLAGLLSDDEEGTTKKPPRTESKLASEKGTAPVRDQGPSIPLTPGDTPVRKKEEVLFDEEDDIMATLGFADSPTAERRQMGDQEGPRPARSRLDELLGRGTATKLLARPGTREHREFKLDKKFQRPQDKEDPWGDEDFTFGAYQPTVGSCEGRQSHRQSVSRFSAEGGADPRGEPASKRSTPVAASPTHPRKGGADWLGLKDEDLFPPSPTREAQRGGEALSTPSAPPPRSQHSAPAGLPTSSPGAQPAPEGAGFPARAGQPSQLGASKEKEEEDWLSYALCRKKSRGLAREEHTEASRDQNLVGAAGRPPSSSQPVASTQGVKQAPAGGSSGTAAHKPPAGPTTSGSPVTWNQAALALRVGDPQRGTARGDLSSTEPAACFPSSQETTGPSVPVQSLLPESLARSLVPGTEYQRQLLAAQVQLQSGTAELQADLLQSQARLAELEAQVRKLELERTQHQLLLESLQQRHQADLELLESAHRSHVKMLETSYQQREERLRREHEELSARYLSQCQEAEQARAELTAQHQQRLAAAAQEKDQEMERLRELQRASILEMRKDHEEQLQRLKLLKDREIDAVTSATSHTRSLNGVIEQMEKFSSSLHELSSRVEASHLSTAQERELGLRQRDEQLRVLQERLGRQQRDMEEERSRLQEVMGKTEARLTEQSRLLEQERWRVNAEQCKAESTRRALEEQRKVMVQQIAMEREELEKAKSALLEEQKSVMHRCGEERRRLAAEWADFFAQQKLSKERAEREAERALQVDTQREGTLISLAKEQAELKIRASELRAKEEQLAAEREALERERQELRLEKERVSAAALRTRLRAEEVESMSQVASEKFEEGQRALREARQVQQGQQARLQLVQRQQERLRQQEQHVHEEHLSLAQQRLRLDRIRQDLPSGPAALFPGTQCPAASCLSATVAPAPTPLGCSQPPAGLGPSHLHARLMLLKHTAEQDRDFLENEQFFLETLKKASYNMTSHSA; encoded by the exons ATG gcaccaaaaaccaaaaagggaTTGAAAG GCTCCATTGATGATGTCCTCGGTGACCTCTTGGGGGATGAGA tGACACTACCCGAGGAGCCTGTGAAACTAGCTTCCCGAGCCCGAGATGCCATGGCCGTAACCCAGGCGCTCCCTTCTTCAAGGGCTAGAACAAA GTTCCTCCTGGAAGACTGTGCCTTCAGCACCACAGCAGGCCTGACAGGACCTGATGCTGAG ATTTCAGACATCTCGGACGCAGACCCGCAGGCTCTCCTCCAGACCATGAAG GATCTGGACGACATGGATGCCGATCTCTTGGGTCTGAAGAAGTCCGATCTGGCCTCCAGCAAAAGAGCTGCAAAGGGCTCTGGGAAAGAAGAGTTGCCTAGTCATCCTAAATCTGCTGGCCTATTAACAGCCAGTGAGAAAG GGGACACCATTCCTGCCAAGAAGTCCCCTCCCTCTCCCGGCAACTTTGGGCATCAGTACAGGAAGTTTTCCTTCGAAG ACTTGGAAGACCCATTGGCGGGACTTCTCTCCGATGATGAGGAAGGAACCACCAAGAAGCCACCCAGGACAGAGAGTAAACTGGCTTCCGAAAAGGGCACAGCCCCAGTCAGAGATCAAG GTCCTTCTATTCCTCTAACTCCTGGGGACACCCCGGTCCGAAAGAAAGAAGAAGTGCTATTTGATGAGGAGGATGACATCATGGCCACCCTGGGCTTTGCAGACAGCCCCACAGCAGAAAGGAGGCAGATGGGAGACCA GGAAGGGCCCCGTCCTGCTCGCTCCAGACTGGATGAGCTGCTGGGTCGGGGGACTGCCACCAAACTCCTGGCTCGCCCGGGCACTAGGGAACACAGGGAATTCAAGCTGGACAAGAAGTTCCAGAGGCCACAGG ACAAAGAAGATCCCTGGGGTGATGAGGACTTCACCTTTGGGGCCTATCAGCCCACTGTGGGCTCCTGCGAGGGCCGGCAATCCCACCGGCAGTCGGTCAG TAGGTTCTCAGCAGAAGGTGGCGCAGACCCCAGGGGAGAACCAGCCTCCAAAAGGAGCACGCCAGTGGCcgccagccccacccaccccaggaaGGGAGGAGCTGACTGGCTGGGCCTGAAGGACGAGGacctgttccctccctcccccaccagagaggctcagaggggaggggaggcgctCTCCACTCCTTCCGCGCCCCCTCCCAGGAGCCAGCACTCTGCCCCAGCTGGGCTGCCCACCTCCTCTCCGGGGGCCCAGCCAGCTCCAGAGGGTGCAGGTTTCCCTGCCAGAGCCGGCCAGCCTTCACAGCTGGGAGCAtctaaggagaaagaggaagaggactGGCTGAGCTATGCCTTGTGTCGGAAGAAGTCCCGAGGTCTGGCCCGAGAGGAGCACACCGAGGCCTCCAGAGACCAGAACTTGGTGGGGGCAGCGGGCAGGCCCCCTTCCAGCAG CCAGCCTGTTGCCAGCACTCAAGGGGTCAAGCAAGCGCCTGCTGGAGGGTCCTCAGGAACAGCGGCACACAAGCCACCGGCAGGACCCACCACCTCAGG GTCCCCCGTGACTTGGAACCAGGCTGCCTTGGCCCTCCGTGTCGGTGACCCCCAGAGGGGAACAGCCCGTGGAGATCTCTCCAGCACCg agcctgcagcctgcttccccAGCTCCCAGGAGACCACAGGGCCTTCTGTGCCTGTCCAG TCCCTGTTGCCAGAGTCCCTGGCACGGAGCCTGGTACCGGGCACAGAATACCAGAGGCAGCTCCTGGCCGCACAGGTGCAGCTGCAGAGTGGCACTGCCGAGCTCCAGGCTGACCTTCTGCAGAGTCAGGCCCGGCTGGCAGAGCTGGAGGcccag GTGCGGAAGCTGGAGCTGGAGCGGACCCAGCACCAGCTGCTGTTGGAGAGCTTGCAGCAGCGACACCAGGCAGACCTGGAGCTCCTCGAGAGTGCTCACAG AAGCCACGTAAAGATGCTAGAAACATCGTACCAGCAACGGGAAGAGCGGCTGCGGAGGGAGCACGAGGAGCTGTCGGCCCGGTATCTGTCGCAGTGCCAGGAAGCCGAGCAGGCCCGTGCCGAGCTCACGGCCCAGCACCAGCAGCGTTTGGCGGCCGCCGCACAAGAGAAGGACCAGGAGATGGAGCGGCTCCGGGAGCTGCAGCG GGCCTCCATCCTGGAGATGCGCAAGGACCACGAGGAGCAGCTGCAGCGGCTGAAACTGCTGAAGGACCGGGAGATTGACGCCGTCACCAGCGCCACCTCCCACACGCG GTCCCTGAATGGCGTCATTGAGCAGATGGAGAAGTTCTCCAGCAGCCTGCACGAGCTGTCCTCCCGCGTGGAAGCCTCGCACCTCAGCACGGCCCAGGAGCGGGAGCTGGGGCTCCGGCAGCGTGACGAGCAGCTCCGAG TGCTGCAGGAGAGACTGGGCCGGCAGCAGCGGGACATGGAGGAAGAGCGGAGCCGGCTCCAGGAGGTCATGGGGAAGACGGAGGCGCGCCTGACGGAGCAGAGCCGGCTGCTGGAGCAG GAGCGATGGCGGGTGAATGCCGAGCAGTGCAAAGCTGAGTCCACGCGGCGCGCTctagaggagcagaggaaggtcATGGTCCAGCAGATCGCCATGGAGCGGGAGGAGCTGGAGAAGGCCAAG AGCGCCTTGCTGGAGGAGCAGAAGTCCGTCATGCACAGGTGTGGGGAGGAGCGGCGGCGCCTAGCGGCCGAGTGGGCCGACTTCTTCGCGCAGCAGAAGCTGAGTAAGGAGCGGGCCGAGCGTGAGGCCGAGAGGGCGCTGCAGGTGGACACCCAGCGGGAGGGCACCCTCATCAGCCTGGCCAAG GAGCAAGCCGAGCTGAAGATCAGAGCCAGTGAGCTCCGAGCCAAGGAGGAGCAGCTGGCGGCTGAGAGGGAGGCCCTGGAGCGGGAGCGGCAGGAGCTGCGGCTGGAGAAGGAGAGGGTCAGCGCCGCTGCCCTGCGCACCAGGCTCCGCGCCGAGGAGGTGGAGAGCATGAGCCAG GTAGCCTCGGAGAAGTTTGAGGAGGGGCAGCGGGCGCTGCGTGAGGCCCGGCAGGTGCAGCAGGGGCAGCAGGCGCGGCTGCAGCTGGTGCAGCGGCAGCAGGAGCGGCTGAGGCAGCAGGAGCAGCACGTGCACGAG GAGCACCTGAGTCTAGCCCAGCAGAGGCTGCGGCTGGACCGCATCCGCCAGGACCTGCCCTCCGGCCCCGCGGCGCTGTTCCCTGGGACCCAGTGCCCGGCAGCGTCCTGCCTGAGCG CCACTGtggctcctgcccccacccccctcgggTGCAGCCAGCCACCTGCCGGCCTGGGCCCCTCGCACCTCCACGCCAGGCTCATGCTGCTGAAACACACAGCTGAGCAG GACCGTGACTTCCTGGAGAATGAACAGTTCTTCCTGGAGACCCTGAAGAAAGCCTCCTACAATATGACATCCCATTCAGCCTGA